Proteins encoded by one window of Salmonirosea aquatica:
- the ftsZ gene encoding cell division protein FtsZ produces the protein MNTNLLNALEQDYIVNGIEDKAVEQSIIKVIGVGGGGSNAVNYMFEKKIKDVEFAICNTDRQALLKSPVPTKIQLGAALTKGLGAGMEISRGREAALETIEELKSLLGGSTQMVFITAGMGGGTGTGAAPVIAQIAKEEMNLLTVAVVTAPYSWEGTVKKKHAFEGIEQLKKYCDTVLVVLNDKLEELFEDMRITEAFAQADSILLNAVKSISEIITTSGNINTDFRDVEKVLKQAGQSVMGTAEVEGENRAHEAIRRALDSPLLNDRDIKGAKRILVTLASSNKREAIVKEQREIWKYILDQVGGEAHLFKLGTITDDTLGEKLRVTVVAAGFDSVDSPIAGVEATMEPEDETVVQETEPEIEETPEATLEDMPTPPEESPTKPETIIVAEAGIGTPTSPFVAPPTEMVPTSELPTQPETFFPAYDPSPVHTYGGMVPGQAEGDDWSDAEYDRIKEMVERFRDKKKINWDDLDRSPAFRRSQIDLWRKPSIPASEMEQIRLN, from the coding sequence ATGAATACCAATTTGTTAAACGCCTTAGAACAAGACTACATCGTGAACGGAATAGAGGATAAAGCCGTAGAACAATCAATCATCAAGGTGATTGGAGTAGGGGGTGGAGGTAGTAATGCGGTCAACTACATGTTTGAGAAAAAAATCAAAGATGTGGAGTTTGCCATTTGCAACACCGACCGCCAAGCCTTGCTCAAAAGTCCGGTTCCTACCAAAATCCAGTTGGGGGCCGCCCTCACGAAGGGGTTGGGAGCAGGAATGGAAATTTCAAGAGGTCGCGAGGCTGCCCTGGAAACGATTGAAGAACTGAAATCCCTGCTTGGCGGCTCCACCCAAATGGTATTCATTACGGCAGGTATGGGAGGAGGAACCGGAACTGGTGCTGCCCCGGTGATTGCCCAGATCGCCAAGGAAGAAATGAATCTGTTGACGGTAGCCGTGGTCACGGCCCCGTATTCGTGGGAAGGTACAGTCAAGAAAAAACATGCCTTTGAAGGAATTGAGCAGCTCAAGAAATACTGTGACACCGTACTGGTGGTTCTTAACGACAAGCTGGAAGAGCTGTTTGAAGACATGCGCATTACGGAGGCATTTGCCCAAGCCGACAGCATTCTCCTCAACGCCGTAAAAAGTATTTCCGAAATCATTACCACCAGCGGGAATATCAATACCGACTTCCGGGACGTCGAGAAAGTTCTTAAGCAAGCCGGACAGTCGGTAATGGGTACCGCTGAGGTAGAAGGTGAAAACCGGGCGCACGAGGCCATCCGCCGAGCGCTGGATTCTCCCCTGCTGAATGACCGTGACATCAAGGGTGCGAAGCGGATTCTGGTCACGCTGGCATCCAGTAATAAAAGGGAGGCCATTGTTAAGGAACAGCGAGAAATCTGGAAGTACATTCTTGACCAGGTGGGAGGCGAAGCACATCTGTTCAAATTAGGTACCATTACCGATGATACCCTAGGTGAAAAACTCCGGGTCACGGTAGTAGCGGCGGGCTTTGATAGTGTCGATTCGCCCATTGCGGGAGTAGAAGCGACCATGGAACCGGAAGATGAAACCGTGGTTCAGGAAACAGAGCCCGAGATCGAGGAAACACCAGAGGCTACACTGGAAGACATGCCTACTCCCCCCGAAGAGAGTCCCACCAAGCCCGAAACCATTATTGTAGCCGAGGCTGGGATAGGTACCCCTACCAGTCCTTTTGTGGCGCCGCCCACTGAGATGGTACCCACCAGCGAATTACCTACCCAACCCGAAACATTCTTCCCTGCCTACGACCCCTCACCCGTCCATACGTACGGCGGCATGGTACCTGGACAAGCCGAGGGCGATGATTGGTCAGATGCGGAATACGATCGGATTAAAGAAATGGTAGAGCGGTTTCGAGACAAGAAAAAAATAAACTGGGACGATCTTGATCGCAGCCCGGCCTTTCGGCGTAGCCAGATCGACCTTTGGCGCAAGCCCAGCATTCCGGCCAGTGAAATGGAGCAAATCCGATTGAACTAA
- a CDS encoding DNA alkylation repair protein, whose translation MENIRAALAQLADESRAVQVARFFQTGPGQYAEGDVFWGISNPEVRKVARQWQHLEFEAVENLLRDPVHECRFAALLIWVRQYPKASEAQRQAIFESYLAHLEYINNWDLVDLSARDIVGRHLFDKDRSVLYDLAQRSHLWSQRVSLIATFYFIRKNQFADFLALAELLLSHEHHLIHKAIGWMLRETGKRDLDVMEEFLHRHIERLPRTSLRYAIEHLPPFRRQYYLSLR comes from the coding sequence GTGGAAAATATCCGAGCCGCGCTAGCCCAACTGGCTGACGAATCACGGGCGGTCCAGGTAGCAAGATTCTTCCAGACCGGACCTGGACAATACGCCGAGGGTGATGTATTCTGGGGAATTTCTAATCCAGAAGTACGAAAGGTAGCCCGTCAATGGCAACATCTGGAATTTGAAGCGGTGGAAAATCTGCTTCGCGATCCGGTACACGAATGCCGTTTTGCCGCGTTGCTCATTTGGGTAAGGCAGTACCCTAAAGCTTCAGAAGCACAGCGGCAAGCCATTTTCGAAAGCTACCTGGCCCATTTGGAATATATTAATAACTGGGATTTGGTTGATTTGTCAGCCCGGGATATTGTGGGAAGGCACCTATTTGATAAGGACAGAAGTGTATTGTACGATCTGGCGCAGCGTTCTCATCTGTGGTCGCAGCGGGTGTCGCTGATTGCTACTTTTTATTTCATTCGTAAAAATCAATTTGCCGATTTCCTGGCACTAGCCGAGCTTTTACTATCTCACGAACACCATCTCATCCATAAGGCTATCGGCTGGATGCTGCGCGAAACCGGGAAGCGCGATCTGGATGTGATGGAGGAATTTCTGCACCGCCATATCGAGCGCCTACCGCGTACTTCCCTGCGCTATGCCATTGAACACCTACCCCCTTTCCGCAGGCAATACTACCTGTCGCTGCGCTAG
- a CDS encoding radical SAM protein, with protein MRLVSHPVLCNYYLTYRCNATCGFCDIWERPSPYVTLDNFRQNVRDLKALGVKVIDFTGGEPLLHRQLDELLREAKKQGMITTVTTNGLLYPKYAERLHGLVDMLHFSLDSPIREEHDQSRGVKCFDKVMESIGVARRLGERPDILFTVFEENIHQIRRLWEDICIPNDLVLILNPVFEYNDVGGRLSPAALEELTRWGKQKNVYLNDGFVQLRLDGGNHVADPVCKAASTTLVISPENKLVLPCYHLGLKEFPIEGNLKALYQSEEVQKLVALEGRLPACEGCAINCYMQPSFAVEMNKYWWKALPSTLKYNRIKGTWKQMLRF; from the coding sequence ATGCGGCTGGTTTCCCATCCTGTCCTGTGCAATTATTACCTAACCTACCGTTGTAATGCCACGTGTGGGTTTTGTGATATCTGGGAACGGCCCTCGCCCTACGTAACCCTCGACAACTTCCGGCAAAACGTCCGTGATCTCAAGGCATTGGGGGTAAAAGTCATCGACTTTACGGGCGGAGAGCCCCTGTTACACCGGCAATTGGACGAGCTGTTGCGCGAAGCCAAGAAGCAGGGGATGATCACCACTGTCACGACCAACGGGCTACTGTACCCCAAATACGCCGAACGGCTGCACGGCCTGGTCGACATGCTCCACTTCTCCCTGGATTCGCCCATTCGGGAAGAGCATGATCAATCACGGGGCGTAAAATGCTTCGATAAGGTGATGGAATCCATCGGGGTAGCGCGCCGGCTGGGCGAGCGGCCTGATATTCTTTTTACTGTTTTCGAAGAAAACATTCATCAGATCCGCCGTCTCTGGGAGGACATCTGCATACCTAATGACCTGGTACTGATTCTGAACCCCGTTTTTGAATACAACGACGTAGGCGGTCGGCTTTCCCCGGCCGCGCTGGAAGAACTGACCCGCTGGGGCAAACAAAAGAACGTGTACCTCAACGACGGTTTCGTGCAACTCCGTCTGGACGGCGGCAACCACGTCGCGGATCCTGTTTGCAAAGCGGCCAGCACTACGCTTGTCATCTCACCCGAAAACAAACTGGTGCTTCCGTGTTATCACCTGGGATTGAAGGAATTTCCCATTGAGGGGAATCTGAAAGCGCTCTATCAATCCGAAGAAGTCCAGAAGCTTGTGGCCCTGGAAGGCCGGCTGCCGGCCTGCGAGGGCTGCGCCATTAATTGCTACATGCAGCCTTCCTTTGCCGTAGAAATGAACAAATACTGGTGGAAAGCCCTGCCGAGCACCCTGAAGTACAATCGGATCAAAGGTACCTGGAAGCAAATGCTGCGGTTTTAA